Proteins encoded together in one Priestia aryabhattai window:
- a CDS encoding DUF6509 family protein, with amino-acid sequence MFTIKEYTAEQLQDPFGLLLGERYEFHLYIEVEEEDELYTGNDLALRVVYIKSEDNTSIAQTHFYEVSTNKVLDFALEEEEEEAVKEFCGKHLPSEEGTNNEE; translated from the coding sequence ATGTTTACAATTAAAGAATATACAGCTGAACAATTGCAGGATCCATTTGGTCTCCTTCTAGGTGAACGCTATGAATTTCATTTATACATTGAAGTAGAAGAAGAGGATGAATTATATACCGGCAACGACCTAGCACTCCGCGTAGTATATATTAAAAGCGAAGACAACACTTCTATTGCCCAAACTCATTTCTACGAAGTTTCAACAAATAAAGTATTAGACTTCGCCCTTGAAGAAGAGGAAGAAGAAGCTGTAAAAGAGTTTTGCGGGAAGCATTTGCCTTCAGAGGAAGGCACAAATAACGAGGAATAG
- a CDS encoding SIMPL domain-containing protein yields MQHSYFPYEPTQQLRVDTQNREIKVIGEGTAAAIPNEISMTIGTRTENRDVQEALKENSAVSNTLLQEMKNLGINDQQIETASFTINPKYDYSDGKSTLTGYEVQHLFRVRVQDVKQAGDVYNATFSSGANVAQDLQFHVTNDDKYEQEAISKALLNAKEKAFTIANTLQLPINQIPILIEEGPVYQSSGSSPKLLAASPPIQAQSLTVSASVKVTYTY; encoded by the coding sequence ATGCAACATTCTTATTTCCCTTATGAACCTACACAGCAACTGCGCGTAGATACACAAAATAGAGAAATTAAAGTAATTGGTGAAGGAACAGCTGCAGCAATTCCAAATGAAATTTCCATGACGATTGGAACGCGCACGGAGAACCGAGATGTTCAAGAAGCCTTAAAAGAAAATTCAGCTGTTTCAAATACTCTGCTGCAAGAGATGAAAAACCTTGGAATCAATGACCAGCAAATTGAGACGGCTTCCTTTACCATAAATCCTAAATATGATTACAGTGATGGAAAATCGACTCTTACAGGATACGAAGTACAGCACTTGTTTAGAGTAAGAGTACAAGATGTAAAACAAGCTGGCGATGTCTATAACGCTACTTTTTCAAGCGGAGCCAATGTAGCGCAAGACCTTCAATTTCACGTTACGAATGATGATAAATATGAACAAGAAGCGATAAGTAAAGCTTTATTAAATGCCAAAGAAAAGGCCTTTACCATTGCTAATACGCTACAGCTTCCGATTAACCAAATCCCTATTTTAATCGAAGAAGGCCCCGTCTATCAGTCATCTGGCTCCTCGCCTAAGTTATTAGCAGCCTCTCCCCCTATTCAAGCTCAGTCCTTGACTGTATCTGCTTCTGTAAAAGTTACGTACACGTATTAA
- a CDS encoding YhcN/YlaJ family sporulation lipoprotein produces the protein MKKSFLFVVGCMTTLSLFGCSTADQGKDGVIDDDTVRNVTYENGNNKTKMNDVNDTQDVQRNEKEQYNQSGGMRVADVAADRIVALKNVKDANVIVTDHTAYVAAVLDDNKEGNLTKDMEHKIAHEVRKADGSVHRVFVSTNPDFVNRMNGYVDKLQTGKPVSGLFDEFSEVVRRVFPNSR, from the coding sequence ATGAAGAAATCGTTTTTGTTTGTTGTAGGCTGTATGACGACTCTTTCTTTATTCGGCTGCAGTACAGCAGATCAAGGTAAAGATGGCGTCATTGATGATGATACAGTCCGCAACGTCACATATGAAAATGGGAACAATAAAACGAAAATGAATGACGTAAACGATACGCAAGACGTACAGCGTAACGAAAAAGAACAATATAATCAGTCTGGTGGAATGAGAGTAGCCGATGTGGCAGCTGATCGTATCGTAGCATTAAAAAACGTAAAAGATGCTAATGTAATCGTAACTGATCATACCGCTTATGTGGCAGCTGTATTAGATGATAATAAAGAAGGTAATCTTACAAAAGATATGGAACATAAGATTGCACATGAAGTAAGAAAAGCAGACGGCAGTGTTCATCGAGTTTTTGTATCAACAAACCCTGACTTTGTAAACCGTATGAACGGATATGTAGACAAGCTTCAAACCGGCAAACCCGTTTCTGGACTGTTTGACGAGTTTTCGGAAGTTGTTCGACGCGTGTTTCCAAATTCACGCTAA
- a CDS encoding sensor domain-containing diguanylate cyclase has protein sequence MSFLLSLLPFPFLKKFHFPSGREVNEDKMFDKTNVEMLQQRVKLVSLALVVSYPIYIYIGFSLLQHAGTPQFRHTLIGIHFTSFALSSLYLFFYYFSKRKERFANYLSTIVYGYIFYYVFAAALSTINSQLFTGRVDVYMMLLISTAVLCPMKLKHLCIIFISNHLFLLYGLSRYVSDSFSLISKQINTTAAVAIALLISYILYTYRHKEYINHLQLKESERNFSTLFKINPYPLILTRLSDHKVLLINNKAIHFYNLVSQDLDQIDGFIIYPTDEDRGKILKRLQQEKYVKNYVLEAREHGDSKWVMINYELLEYQSESCILAGITDITDLKAVEHELSLHASTDVLTGILNRRNGMEKLQLELLRAKTNDTSFLLCFIDINSLKLVNDQYGHGEGDWLIKTIAESISGYISKDDTLFRYGGDEFLLIAPEQTEEYVQELWQNINEQLEDKKREFNKPYALSASYGFIICAPSDDTNLDTLIQKADAAMYKQKYTRVSSAFK, from the coding sequence ATGTCTTTTCTTCTTTCGCTTTTACCTTTCCCATTTCTGAAGAAATTTCATTTCCCTTCAGGAAGAGAAGTTAATGAAGATAAAATGTTCGATAAAACAAATGTAGAAATGCTTCAACAGAGAGTCAAGCTAGTTTCACTTGCTCTTGTAGTTTCCTATCCTATTTATATTTATATAGGGTTTTCTTTACTTCAACATGCGGGAACACCTCAGTTCAGACATACACTAATTGGTATTCATTTCACTAGTTTTGCTCTCTCTTCTCTTTATTTATTTTTCTATTATTTTAGTAAAAGAAAAGAGCGGTTTGCTAACTACTTAAGCACCATTGTGTATGGCTATATATTTTATTACGTATTTGCTGCAGCACTTTCTACTATTAACAGTCAGCTTTTCACAGGTCGTGTAGACGTGTATATGATGCTTTTGATTTCCACAGCTGTTTTATGTCCTATGAAACTAAAACATCTGTGTATTATTTTTATTTCTAACCATCTTTTTTTACTATACGGTTTATCACGATATGTATCGGATTCTTTTTCCCTTATTTCGAAGCAGATCAATACAACTGCAGCAGTTGCTATTGCTTTACTTATTTCATACATTCTTTATACATACCGTCACAAAGAATATATAAATCATTTACAGCTAAAAGAAAGCGAACGTAATTTTTCTACGTTGTTTAAAATTAATCCATATCCTTTAATATTAACGAGATTATCCGACCACAAAGTGTTGCTCATTAACAATAAAGCTATTCATTTTTACAATCTTGTTTCTCAAGACCTTGATCAAATAGACGGATTTATAATCTATCCTACCGATGAAGATCGAGGGAAGATTTTAAAACGTCTTCAACAAGAGAAATATGTAAAAAACTACGTCCTAGAAGCACGTGAACATGGAGATTCTAAGTGGGTTATGATCAATTATGAATTACTAGAGTATCAAAGCGAAAGCTGCATTCTCGCAGGTATTACCGATATAACCGATTTAAAAGCGGTTGAGCATGAATTGAGCTTGCACGCTTCAACTGATGTGCTAACGGGAATTTTAAATCGAAGAAACGGAATGGAAAAACTGCAGTTGGAACTGCTGAGAGCTAAAACCAATGATACATCTTTTCTATTATGTTTTATCGATATAAATTCTTTAAAACTAGTAAATGATCAATACGGTCATGGAGAAGGCGACTGGCTTATTAAAACAATAGCGGAATCAATTAGTGGTTATATTAGCAAGGATGATACGCTATTTCGCTACGGAGGTGATGAGTTTTTATTAATTGCTCCTGAACAAACGGAAGAATACGTACAAGAGCTGTGGCAAAATATTAATGAACAACTAGAAGATAAAAAGAGAGAATTTAATAAGCCATATGCACTGTCTGCGAGTTACGGATTTATTATATGTGCGCCTTCAGACGACACCAACCTAGATACATTAATTCAAAAAGCAGATGCTGCCATGTATAAGCAAAAATATACGCGCGTTTCTTCCGCCTTTAAGTAA
- a CDS encoding cold-shock protein, with protein MATTGTVKWFNSEKGFGFIEVPGENDVFVHFSAIQSEGFKTLEEGQKVEFEIVEGQRGPQAENVVKL; from the coding sequence ATGGCTACTACAGGTACAGTAAAATGGTTTAACAGTGAAAAAGGCTTCGGTTTTATCGAAGTACCAGGCGAAAATGACGTATTTGTTCATTTTTCAGCTATCCAATCTGAAGGTTTCAAAACATTAGAAGAAGGCCAAAAAGTTGAATTTGAAATCGTTGAAGGACAACGTGGACCTCAAGCGGAGAATGTTGTAAAATTATAA
- a CDS encoding DEAD/DEAH box helicase: MRIRKNLQEVMDILQTNPSYQQNIVHWHTIEEKEAKTAPFPASLHTKLREALEKRGIGSLYTHQKTAFDLATAKENVVAVTPTASGKTLCYNLPVLQSIMENDQARALYLFPTKALAQDQKSELNEIIEEMEVPINSYTYDGDTPANIRQKVRKAGHIVITNPDMLHSAILPHHTKWVSLFENLKYIVIDELHTYRGVFGSHVANVIRRLKRICRYYGSDPIFICTSATIANPKELAEHLTGADVTLVDNNGAPSGRKHFVFYNPPIVNKPLNIRRSATLEVRNIAGEFLKNKIQTIVFARSRVRVEIILTYLQELVKNQLQNKSIQGYRGGYLPKQRREIERGLREGSIYGVVSTNALELGVDIGQLQVCVMTGYPGTVASAWQQAGRAGRRHGEAVIVMVASSSPLDQYMIQHPDYFFSRNPETARINPDNLVILVDHLKCASYELPFKQGETFDGVEIEDVLEFLQEERVIHFSGDKWYWMNDSFPAHNISLRSASQENVVIIDQSDVANVKVIGEMDRFSAMTLLHDEAIYLHQGIQYQVEYLDWDEKKAYVREVDVDYFTDANLGVNLKVLEADKERLEGTYSIGYGDVMVSAMATIFKKIKFETHENIGSGPISLPEEELHTNAVWLSFEKEQFHESEERLEQALISMANAIQSIAPLMVMCDPSDLHVVPQIKAVHNEQPTIFLYDRYPGGIGLSDKVYEQMNDVLSQTNQLIVNCSCESGCPSCIGMEAQGEQAKSDALVLLQQLQSR; this comes from the coding sequence ATGAGAATACGAAAAAATTTACAAGAAGTAATGGATATTTTGCAAACGAATCCATCGTATCAGCAAAATATTGTTCATTGGCATACAATCGAAGAGAAAGAAGCTAAAACTGCGCCATTTCCAGCTTCTTTGCATACGAAACTGCGGGAAGCACTTGAGAAACGAGGAATTGGTTCGCTTTATACGCATCAAAAAACAGCGTTTGATTTGGCGACAGCTAAGGAGAATGTTGTGGCCGTTACGCCAACAGCGTCGGGGAAAACACTGTGCTACAACTTGCCGGTACTGCAAAGTATTATGGAGAACGATCAAGCTAGAGCCCTTTATTTGTTTCCGACAAAAGCCCTTGCCCAAGATCAAAAAAGTGAATTAAATGAAATCATTGAAGAAATGGAAGTACCAATCAATAGCTATACGTATGATGGAGATACTCCGGCAAATATCCGCCAAAAGGTAAGAAAAGCAGGCCATATTGTTATTACGAATCCGGATATGCTTCATTCAGCTATTTTACCTCATCATACTAAATGGGTATCACTGTTTGAAAATCTGAAGTACATTGTGATTGATGAACTTCATACGTATCGCGGTGTTTTTGGAAGCCACGTAGCCAACGTTATACGCCGCTTAAAGCGAATTTGTCGCTACTATGGAAGCGATCCTATCTTTATTTGTACATCAGCGACCATTGCTAACCCAAAAGAACTCGCTGAACATTTAACGGGAGCTGATGTTACGTTAGTGGATAACAACGGAGCGCCTAGCGGTCGCAAGCATTTTGTTTTTTATAACCCGCCTATTGTTAATAAACCTTTAAACATTAGAAGAAGTGCTACGCTTGAAGTGCGAAACATTGCAGGAGAGTTTTTGAAAAATAAAATTCAAACGATTGTATTTGCACGAAGCCGCGTACGGGTGGAAATTATTTTAACGTATCTACAGGAGCTCGTAAAAAACCAGCTTCAAAATAAATCTATTCAAGGGTACCGCGGAGGATATTTGCCGAAGCAGCGACGCGAAATAGAAAGAGGACTTCGAGAGGGAAGTATTTACGGGGTAGTCAGTACGAATGCTTTAGAGCTAGGAGTGGATATCGGCCAGCTGCAGGTGTGTGTGATGACAGGTTATCCAGGCACGGTTGCAAGCGCTTGGCAGCAAGCAGGACGAGCAGGAAGACGTCACGGAGAAGCCGTCATTGTGATGGTCGCAAGTTCAAGTCCGCTTGATCAGTATATGATTCAGCATCCGGATTACTTTTTTAGCCGAAATCCAGAAACAGCTCGAATTAACCCTGATAATCTTGTTATTTTAGTCGATCATTTAAAATGTGCTTCCTATGAGCTGCCGTTTAAACAGGGAGAAACATTTGATGGGGTAGAAATCGAAGACGTGCTGGAGTTTTTGCAAGAAGAGCGAGTTATTCATTTTAGCGGAGACAAATGGTACTGGATGAATGATTCGTTCCCGGCTCATAATATCAGCCTGCGCTCTGCATCCCAAGAAAATGTCGTCATCATTGATCAATCGGACGTTGCAAATGTGAAAGTAATTGGAGAAATGGATCGCTTTAGTGCCATGACGCTTCTTCATGATGAGGCGATTTACTTGCATCAAGGCATTCAGTATCAAGTAGAATACTTGGACTGGGATGAGAAAAAAGCGTATGTTCGTGAAGTCGATGTAGACTATTTCACCGATGCAAACTTAGGGGTTAACTTGAAGGTCCTAGAAGCTGATAAAGAGCGACTGGAAGGAACATATTCAATCGGTTATGGTGATGTAATGGTCAGCGCCATGGCTACGATATTTAAAAAAATAAAGTTTGAGACGCATGAAAACATAGGGTCAGGTCCCATTTCACTTCCGGAAGAAGAGCTTCATACAAATGCCGTGTGGCTAAGCTTTGAAAAAGAACAGTTTCACGAATCTGAAGAACGATTGGAACAAGCGCTCATTTCCATGGCAAATGCCATTCAGTCAATTGCGCCGCTTATGGTGATGTGCGATCCGTCTGATTTACATGTAGTGCCTCAGATAAAAGCCGTGCACAACGAACAGCCGACTATCTTCTTATATGATCGATATCCCGGAGGCATTGGGCTAAGCGACAAAGTATATGAACAAATGAATGATGTGCTAAGTCAAACCAACCAATTAATTGTAAATTGTTCTTGCGAAAGCGGCTGTCCGTCTTGTATTGGTATGGAAGCACAAGGAGAACAAGCAAAAAGCGATGCGCTCGTACTGCTACAACAACTGCAAAGTAGGTGA
- the gpsB gene encoding cell division regulator GpsB, which yields MLADKIRLTAKEILEKEFKTGMRGYNQEEVDKYLDSIIKDYEAFHEEIEVLQTENLRLKKQVEELSKKPQQPSFTPPPAQQQQQAGTTNFDILKRLSNLEKHVFGSKLYE from the coding sequence ATGTTAGCTGATAAAATTCGTTTAACGGCCAAAGAAATTTTAGAAAAAGAATTTAAAACAGGCATGAGAGGCTATAATCAAGAAGAAGTAGATAAGTATCTAGATTCTATTATTAAAGATTATGAAGCATTTCATGAAGAAATTGAAGTATTACAAACTGAAAATTTACGCTTGAAAAAGCAAGTAGAAGAGTTATCTAAAAAGCCGCAACAACCTTCGTTTACCCCGCCGCCTGCCCAACAGCAGCAGCAAGCGGGTACGACAAACTTTGATATTTTAAAACGTTTGTCGAACTTAGAAAAACATGTGTTTGGAAGTAAATTATACGAATAA
- a CDS encoding ribonuclease H-like domain-containing protein: MSFKNKLDRMKKHLHVTEAKPPVESNRQRTKSTSIPYEQEWKGNHAAPYFAEDSYCMIREVIYPLDYKHGHYEFNELKKVVEVWNQSTVAHPLSSKGHTYSDLFFFDTETTGLSTGTGTTIFLLGYARVLKDSVVFRQHILTEPSGEVAFYESFLKEVDYTTLVTYNGKSFDWPHVKTRHTLLRDHLPKLPKFGHFDLLHASRRLWKHKMNSVKLANVEKEILGIERVDDIPGFLAPMIYFDFIETKNPRGLFDIMKHNEHDILSLITLYIHLSKHLLTSEEFTEKETYEVARWYEQLGENKHAFSLYQGVAEKEKEEHEKAQLAMAYHYKKEKSWKEAVDMFELLVQTCEGDVAIEALVELAKIYEHRFKDVHKALLYTELAWEKWNQLRGMTKKTSKEALEKRLLRLKNKSAKA, encoded by the coding sequence GTGTCTTTTAAAAATAAATTAGACCGTATGAAAAAGCATCTTCATGTTACAGAAGCAAAGCCGCCGGTTGAAAGTAACCGGCAACGAACTAAGAGCACGTCTATTCCCTATGAGCAGGAATGGAAGGGAAATCATGCTGCCCCTTACTTTGCCGAAGACAGCTACTGTATGATTAGAGAAGTGATTTACCCGCTTGACTACAAGCATGGACATTATGAATTTAATGAGCTGAAAAAAGTAGTGGAAGTATGGAATCAGTCTACAGTTGCTCATCCGCTTTCATCAAAAGGCCACACATATTCAGATTTATTTTTCTTTGATACGGAAACGACGGGGCTTAGTACAGGTACGGGGACGACTATCTTTTTGCTAGGGTATGCAAGGGTGCTAAAAGATTCCGTAGTTTTTCGTCAACATATATTAACAGAGCCGAGTGGAGAAGTAGCATTTTACGAAAGTTTTTTAAAAGAAGTAGACTATACGACGCTTGTGACTTATAATGGGAAATCTTTTGATTGGCCCCATGTGAAGACTCGCCATACGCTCTTGAGAGATCACTTGCCCAAGCTCCCTAAGTTCGGTCACTTCGATTTACTGCATGCGTCAAGAAGGCTGTGGAAACACAAAATGAATTCAGTTAAGCTCGCGAATGTCGAAAAAGAAATACTTGGAATTGAACGCGTTGATGATATTCCAGGTTTCTTAGCTCCCATGATTTATTTCGATTTTATTGAAACGAAAAATCCAAGAGGCTTATTCGATATTATGAAACATAATGAACATGATATTTTATCACTTATTACGTTATACATTCATTTATCAAAACATCTCCTTACTAGTGAGGAGTTTACAGAAAAAGAGACATATGAAGTAGCAAGGTGGTATGAGCAGTTAGGGGAGAACAAGCATGCTTTCTCTCTTTATCAAGGCGTAGCAGAAAAAGAAAAAGAAGAGCATGAAAAAGCTCAGCTAGCTATGGCTTATCATTATAAAAAAGAGAAGAGTTGGAAAGAGGCAGTGGACATGTTTGAACTTTTGGTTCAAACATGTGAAGGTGACGTTGCTATAGAAGCATTGGTTGAGCTAGCTAAAATTTATGAACATCGTTTTAAAGATGTTCATAAAGCACTTCTATATACTGAGCTAGCCTGGGAGAAGTGGAATCAACTCAGAGGAATGACTAAAAAAACGTCGAAAGAAGCGCTTGAAAAAAGACTTCTTAGACTAAAAAATAAATCAGCTAAAGCATAG
- a CDS encoding spore coat protein, with amino-acid sequence MYPRPTKCTPPIVHPTKCCTQFTSQEVVVPHIHPSHNTLVNHTNVKHVHYFPQTQSVVNETSNQQFFGGAQQYPTQVGGAGYPGQGGYPGQVAGASYPGQGGYPGQGGYPGQVAGASYPGQGGYPGQGGYPGQVAGASYPGHKGCGQGSCGTKGAHQGPNSGYFR; translated from the coding sequence ATGTATCCAAGACCAACAAAATGTACGCCACCAATTGTGCATCCAACAAAATGTTGCACGCAGTTTACTTCTCAGGAGGTAGTTGTACCTCACATTCATCCGAGTCATAATACATTGGTGAATCATACAAATGTGAAGCACGTGCATTACTTCCCGCAAACGCAATCTGTTGTAAACGAAACTTCAAATCAACAGTTTTTTGGCGGTGCGCAGCAATATCCAACTCAAGTAGGGGGAGCAGGCTATCCAGGTCAAGGAGGTTACCCAGGTCAAGTAGCAGGTGCTAGTTATCCAGGTCAAGGAGGCTACCCAGGTCAAGGAGGCTACCCAGGTCAAGTAGCAGGTGCTAGTTATCCAGGTCAAGGAGGCTATCCAGGTCAAGGAGGCTACCCAGGTCAAGTAGCAGGTGCTAGTTATCCGGGACACAAAGGTTGCGGCCAAGGTAGCTGTGGTACAAAAGGTGCGCATCAAGGACCTAATTCAGGTTATTTTAGATAA
- the putP gene encoding sodium/proline symporter PutP, with amino-acid sequence MDIGVYISLGIYFVGMLGIGWYAYTKTTEDVAGYMLGGRGLGPAVTALSAGASDMSGWMLMGLPGSMYVTGLSSVWLAVGLSIGAYLNYLILAPRLRTYTEVANDSITIPDFFENRFGDHAKILRTVSAIVIFIFFTLYTSAGMVSGGRLFESAFDLHYQIGLFVTASVVIAYTLFGGFLAVSLTDFVQGVIMFLALVLVPIVAFTDVGGVNTTMDIVQEVNPTYLDIFKGTTVLGIISFLAWGLGYFGQPHIIVRFMAISSVKELKPARRIGMSWMIISIIGALLTGLVGIAYVEKTGMKLADPETIFIKFADILFNPLITGFLYAALLAAIMSTISSQLLVTASSVTEDFYKTFFRRQASDKELVTVGRTAVLGVAIIAIVLSLRPSDTILGLVGYAWAGFGSAFGPAILLSLYWKRMTRWGALAGMIVGAVTVLIWVNVPTLKDALYEMIPGFFLSLLAVIVVSLITKKPSNDVQNQFIEMKEILMQESK; translated from the coding sequence GTGGATATTGGAGTTTATATTTCACTCGGTATTTATTTTGTGGGAATGCTCGGAATAGGATGGTATGCCTATACAAAAACCACTGAAGATGTAGCTGGCTATATGTTAGGAGGACGCGGACTAGGCCCAGCCGTTACCGCCCTTTCAGCTGGTGCTTCCGATATGAGTGGATGGATGTTAATGGGGCTTCCTGGATCCATGTATGTAACGGGCCTTTCTAGCGTATGGCTAGCGGTGGGATTGTCTATAGGTGCTTATTTAAATTATTTAATCCTCGCTCCGCGTCTTCGCACTTATACGGAAGTAGCGAACGACTCCATTACAATTCCAGACTTTTTTGAAAATCGATTTGGCGACCATGCCAAAATTCTTCGAACGGTATCAGCGATCGTTATCTTTATCTTCTTCACTCTTTACACTTCAGCTGGTATGGTATCAGGCGGACGCTTATTTGAATCAGCATTTGATTTACATTATCAGATTGGCTTGTTTGTAACAGCATCTGTTGTTATTGCCTACACTCTTTTCGGTGGATTTTTAGCCGTTAGTTTAACAGATTTTGTTCAAGGTGTTATTATGTTTCTTGCTTTAGTTTTAGTACCCATTGTGGCTTTCACCGATGTTGGAGGCGTCAACACAACAATGGATATTGTCCAGGAAGTTAATCCAACATACCTTGACATCTTTAAGGGTACAACGGTTTTAGGTATTATATCTTTCTTAGCCTGGGGACTTGGCTATTTTGGACAGCCTCATATTATCGTTCGCTTTATGGCTATCTCTTCTGTTAAGGAATTAAAACCCGCACGCCGTATTGGAATGAGCTGGATGATTATTTCTATTATTGGTGCGTTGCTGACAGGACTTGTTGGAATTGCATATGTAGAAAAAACGGGTATGAAGCTAGCAGATCCTGAAACTATTTTTATTAAATTTGCAGATATACTTTTTAACCCTTTAATTACCGGGTTTTTATATGCTGCTTTATTAGCTGCGATTATGAGTACCATTTCTTCTCAGCTACTTGTAACAGCAAGCTCTGTTACAGAAGACTTTTACAAAACATTTTTTCGTCGTCAAGCCTCTGACAAAGAGCTTGTGACTGTGGGGAGAACTGCGGTTTTAGGCGTTGCAATTATCGCTATTGTGCTGTCTTTGAGACCTAGTGATACCATTTTAGGATTGGTCGGCTATGCTTGGGCTGGATTTGGTTCTGCTTTTGGTCCTGCTATTCTGCTGAGTCTGTATTGGAAGCGTATGACACGATGGGGAGCACTTGCAGGTATGATTGTAGGCGCTGTCACTGTATTGATTTGGGTGAACGTACCAACTTTAAAAGATGCTCTTTATGAAATGATTCCTGGGTTCTTTTTAAGTCTGTTAGCTGTCATCGTCGTAAGTTTAATAACAAAGAAACCGTCAAACGATGTTCAAAATCAATTTATTGAAATGAAAGAAATTTTAATGCAAGAATCGAAATAA
- a CDS encoding DUF1273 domain-containing protein, with protein sequence MKVLTVTGYKPFELGIFNEKHQGITYIKKALYKKLQELVEDGLEWVLISGQLGVEIWAAEVVLDLKLDYPELQLAVLTPFLEQEEKWNDVNKELYEFVLSQADYVDSITKKKYESPAQFRLKNQFLIEKSEGICLVYDEEHEGSPKYMLETAKKRAEREEYPIIMVTSHDLQDIVDEEKFSSF encoded by the coding sequence ATGAAGGTGCTAACAGTTACTGGTTATAAGCCATTCGAACTTGGAATTTTTAATGAAAAACATCAAGGCATTACATACATAAAAAAAGCGCTCTATAAAAAATTACAGGAATTAGTAGAAGATGGATTAGAATGGGTATTGATTAGTGGCCAGCTAGGAGTAGAGATTTGGGCAGCGGAAGTGGTATTAGATCTGAAGCTCGATTATCCCGAGCTTCAGTTAGCTGTTTTAACACCATTTTTGGAGCAAGAAGAAAAATGGAATGACGTTAATAAAGAATTGTATGAATTCGTCTTAAGTCAAGCAGATTATGTAGATAGCATCACAAAAAAGAAATATGAAAGTCCAGCACAGTTTCGGTTAAAAAATCAATTTTTAATAGAAAAAAGTGAAGGTATTTGTTTAGTTTACGACGAAGAGCACGAAGGAAGTCCTAAATATATGTTAGAAACGGCTAAAAAACGTGCTGAACGAGAAGAATACCCTATTATAATGGTTACGTCTCACGACTTACAAGATATCGTAGATGAAGAAAAATTTTCATCTTTTTAA
- a CDS encoding lmo0954 family membrane protein yields the protein MKKVGLFLIGAVAAIVLLANAGPMVGLALGLVILYVACKGFVKAETPFKKWLWGFIGVVVLLTTVSNLPALAGIIAAVVLYIVYKKWNSSSYVKTEQEDPFKHFERQWADLNQK from the coding sequence ATGAAAAAAGTTGGTTTGTTTTTGATTGGAGCGGTAGCTGCTATCGTTCTTCTTGCAAATGCCGGTCCGATGGTAGGACTTGCGCTTGGCCTGGTTATTTTGTACGTAGCATGTAAAGGGTTTGTTAAAGCAGAGACCCCCTTTAAAAAATGGCTTTGGGGGTTTATTGGTGTTGTCGTACTCTTAACAACTGTTTCAAACCTCCCGGCCCTTGCTGGTATCATCGCAGCAGTAGTACTTTACATTGTATATAAAAAGTGGAATAGCAGCAGCTATGTAAAAACAGAACAAGAAGATCCGTTTAAGCATTTTGAACGTCAGTGGGCTGACTTAAATCAAAAATAA